From Primulina tabacum isolate GXHZ01 chromosome 2, ASM2559414v2, whole genome shotgun sequence, one genomic window encodes:
- the LOC142534050 gene encoding oxoglutarate-dependent flavonoid 7-O-demethylase 1-like isoform X1: MESKFTKLGGSHEVPNVQELAKEISTTVPKRYVRFDENDSILSNVSPSSEVPVIDMHKLDGDSMVELGKLHDACQEWGFFQLINHGVISGVVENMKLEVQKFFGLPIEEKKRFYQEIGDVEGYGQAFVVSEDQKLDWADMFYIVTSPTNLRKNHLIPKLPYTFREAIEAYSEELKILAMKILSLMARVLKIEEEDMKILFERGTQGMRMNFYPPCPQPELVTGLCPHSDAIGLSILIQVNEVEGLQVKKDGVWIPVVPLPDAFVVNIGDILEIVTNGAYRSVEHRAVLNKEQERLSVVAFHSPKMEGDLGPAPSLVTAETPAKFKRISVSDYFKGLYARELVGKSYLDCMRT; this comes from the exons ATGGAATCAAAGTTCACGAAACTCGGAGGTTCGCATGAGGTGCCTAATGTGCAAGAACTGGCCAAGGAGATATCGACCACAGTTCCGAAAAGATATGTTCGTTTCGATGAAAATGATTCGATTTTATCCAATGTTTCCCCGTCGTCTGAAGTTCCAGTTATCGATATGCACAAGTTGGACGGAGATTCAATGGTGGAGCTTGGTAAGTTGCATGATGCATGCCAAGAATGGGGTTTCTTTCag TTGATTAATCATGGGGTCATCTCTGGAGTGGTGGAAAACATGAAATTGGAAGTCCAAAAATTTTTCGGTCTGCCGATCGAAGAGAAGAAAAGGTTTTATCAAGAAATAGGAGATGTAGAAGGTTATGGACAAGCTTTCGTGGTATCAGAGGACCAAAAGCTCGACTGGGCGGACATGTTCTATATCGTCACCTCACCAACAAATTTGAGGAAGAATCACTTAATCCCAAAGCTTCCATACACGTTCAG GGAAGCCATAGAAGCGTATTCCGAAGAATTGAAGATCCTAGCCATGAAGATTCTTTCCCTGATGGCGAGAGTTttgaaaattgaagaagaagaCATGAAAATTCTATTTGAACGGGGCACGCAGGGTATGAGGATGAACTTCTATCCTCCATGTCCACAACCGGAGCTCGTCACGGGACTCTGCCCTCACTCGGACGCCATTGGCCTCTCAATTCTTATCCAAGTCAATGAAGTTGAAGGCCTACAGGTCAAGAAAGATGGGGTTTGGATCCCTGTTGTTCCTCTTCCTGATGCGTTTGTGGTCAACATAGGAGATATTTTGGAG ATTGTGACGAATGGTGCATACCGGAGCGTGGAGCATCGAGCAGTTTTGAACAAGGAGCAAGAGAGGCTGTCCGTGGTCGCATTTCATAGCCCAAAAATGGAAGGTGATTTAGGTCCAGCTCCTAGCCTCGTCACCGCGGAAACTCCCGCAAAATTCAAGAGAATCAGCGTTTCTGATTATTTCAAGGGACTGTATGCTAGAGAACTGGTGGGGAAATCATACTTGGACTGCATGAGAACTTAA